In a genomic window of Pseudomonas putida:
- a CDS encoding transporter — MINNKTGWLHERLGTIVLWALLIGFESAGQIATKVGGDQLGQMDFNLQWLLAVAVNPGVWLAIACYIGAFLVWMLILRRSSLSLAFPLSSLVFVGVLLGSWLGLGEQISVLHWVGVAVIMGGIALLAEGEGN; from the coding sequence ATGATCAACAACAAGACTGGCTGGCTGCATGAGCGCCTCGGCACCATCGTTCTTTGGGCGCTGCTGATCGGCTTCGAAAGTGCCGGACAGATCGCCACCAAGGTGGGCGGCGATCAACTGGGGCAAATGGATTTCAACCTGCAATGGCTGCTGGCGGTAGCGGTCAATCCCGGCGTATGGCTGGCGATTGCCTGCTACATCGGGGCGTTCCTCGTGTGGATGCTGATTCTGCGGCGCAGCAGTCTGTCGCTGGCGTTTCCCTTGAGTTCACTGGTGTTTGTCGGGGTGCTGCTGGGGTCGTGGCTGGGACTGGGTGAGCAGATCAGCGTGCTGCACTGGGTGGGGGTGGCAGTGATCATGGGCGGGATTGCGTTGCTGGCCGAGGGTGAAGGCAATTAG